In Actinomycetota bacterium, a single genomic region encodes these proteins:
- a CDS encoding phosphatase: MDMTAALVASRLTGDVATPPSSTLGNAQKLADGHIDYTFGFSFDVSAEEAVAAVTAICGADPRRLPEDGPGRIEPHTTIAAIERHRSSLAAAADGGAQVLVATGHPTGLLAHYGAVARALDSAGCELLTPLDDVRDLMEQGDHKLGVRYLDAVAVAWSGGELYHTHRSGLMEACLDALDPIEPDLVIADHGWAGAAIERGIETLSIADVNDPALMVAQVRGMTDAVLPIDDNLAPRHFRPVTRALLDGLD, from the coding sequence CTGGGAAACGCCCAGAAGCTCGCCGACGGCCACATCGATTACACGTTCGGGTTCTCGTTCGACGTGTCAGCCGAGGAGGCGGTGGCTGCGGTGACGGCGATCTGTGGGGCCGATCCGCGCCGGTTGCCCGAGGACGGTCCGGGGCGCATCGAGCCGCACACGACGATCGCGGCGATCGAGCGCCACCGCAGCTCCCTGGCGGCGGCAGCGGACGGCGGAGCGCAGGTCCTGGTCGCCACCGGCCACCCCACCGGCCTGCTGGCCCACTACGGGGCGGTCGCGCGGGCGCTGGACTCGGCGGGTTGCGAGCTGCTGACCCCCCTCGACGACGTCCGCGACCTGATGGAGCAAGGTGACCACAAGCTCGGCGTGCGCTACCTCGACGCGGTCGCCGTCGCGTGGTCGGGCGGGGAGCTGTACCACACCCACCGCAGCGGGTTGATGGAGGCGTGCCTGGACGCGCTCGACCCGATCGAACCGGACCTGGTGATCGCCGACCACGGCTGGGCAGGCGCTGCGATCGAACGGGGGATCGAGACACTGTCGATCGCGGACGTCAACGACCCCGCCCTCATGGTCGCTCAGGTCCGTGGCATGACCGACGCGGTGCTTCCGATCGACGACAACCTCGCGCCCCGCCACTTCCGGCCGGTGACGCGAGCGCTCCTCGACGGCCTGGACTGA